Genomic window (Streptomyces sp. NBC_00078):
CGTTCTCGCGATCGGCGAACTCCGTCACGTCGAAGTCCAGGTCATGGCCCACGGACGGGAGCACCATGCCGGGCTCGCCGGCCGCATGAGCCTTCTGGAGAACGCTGATCGACAGCAACTCGCCTACGTCGAAGGCCACCGAGGCGGGTACTTCGTAAGCGAACAGCCCGACGTGGGAGACCTGTTCGGCAAATATGGCATTCTGCGAGCACAGGCCCTCACCCCCGAGGAATCCGCGACGCTGATCGAGAAGGTGGCACGGGAGCTATGAGCGCTGGCCTCAACTGGTTCAAGAGCAGCTACAGCGACGGCGAGGGCGAATGCGTCGAGGTCGCTCTGAGCTGGACCAAGTCGAGCTACAGCAGCGGCCAGGGCGGCGAGTGCCTGGAAATGGCCCCCACCCCCACCACCATCCACATCCGCGACTCAAAGACCCCCGCAACCCAAGCCCTCCACCTGACCCCCGCCACCTGGTCGGCGTTCCTGAAGTCGCTCTAGAACATCCCGTTGCCGTTCGCGGAGCTCTCCGGTACGTCCTGCAGCACATTCCAGTGCTCCACGATCTTCCCGCCCCGCACCCTGAACAGATCGACCACGGCCTGACCCCGCTCCCCCGGCGCGTTCAGGTAGTGACTGTGCACCGCCACCAGATCGCCTTCGGCGATGACCCGCTTCGGCGTGACCGTCAGCTGCGGGAACTGCTTGAAGTACGCGCCGAGCCCTGACCTCGCGCCCTCCACACCGTCCGCGATGTTCGGGTTGTGCTGGTGGTACTCGGACCCCCAGTACCGGTCGAGCGCCGACGGATCCTTCTTCACCAGCAGTTGATCGACAAGGACGTCGGCGGCGACCGCCTTCTGGTAATCGAGGCGGGCGGAGGCGTCGTAGCCGGAACCCGCATGTGCACCGAAACCGGCGTGCGTACCGGAACCGGCGACCGGCGCGGACGCCACGGCAGGCACGGCGGCGGCGCCCAGCAGCACGGCTGAGACGGCACAGGCGACAAGGGTCCTGCGGGCAGACGTGGTGGGGGGCATGTGACTCACCGGTGATGGATATTGAAGCTCAAGCTTGCACTTCCCACAGGAAAGCACTAACCATTGGTTAGCGTCAGATCTCTCTTGCGTAGAGCGCACTCCAAGCCGTTGGCTAGGGAGTCATGGAGTACACGCAGCTCGGACGCACGGGACTCAAGGTCAGCCGGCTGGTCCTCGGCACCATGAACTTCGGACCGCAGACGAACGAGGCGGACAGCCACGCGATCATGGACGCGGCGCTGGACGCGGGCATTAACTACTTCGACACGGCCAACGTGTACGGCTGGGGCGAGAACAAGGGCCGTACCGAGGAAATCGTCGGCACCTGGTTCGCCAAGAGCGCGGCTCACCGCGACAAGGTCGTCCTCGCCACCAAGGTCTACGGCAACATGGCCGCCGACGGCGACGCCTGGCCCAACCACGACAAGCTTTCCGCGCTGAACATCCGGCGCGCGGTAGACGCCAGCCTCAAGCGGCTGCAGACCGACTACATCGACGTCTACCAGTTCCACCACATCGACCGCTCGACTCCCTTCGAGGAGATCTGGCAGGCGATCGACGTGCTGGTCCAGCAGGGCAAGATCCTCTACGCCGGGTCCTCCAACTTCCCCGGCTACAAGATCGCCCAGGCCAACGAGATCGCAGCGAGGCGCAACGGCACCATCGGGCTCGTCAGCGAGCAGTGCCTCTACAACCTCGCCGAGCGCCGCGCCGAGATGGAGGTCATTCCGGCCGCGCAGGAGTACGGGCTCGGGGTCATCCCCTGGTCGCCGCTGCACGGCGGGCTGCTGGGCGGCGTCATCAAGAAGGAGGTCGAGGGCGGGCGCAGGGCGAGCGGCCGGGCCGCCGACACCCTCGCCGACCCTGCCGAGCGCGCGCGTATCCAGGCCTACGAGGACCTGCTGGAGAAGCACGGCGTGGAGCCCGGCGAGGCCGCCCTGGCCTGGCTGCTCACGCGGCCCGGCGTGACCGGCCCGATCGTCGGCCCGCGCACCGCCGAGCAGCTGGCTTCGGCGCTGCGCGCGGTGGCGCTGGAGCTCAGCGAGGAACTGCTGTCCGGCCTCGACGAGATCTTCCCGGGCCCGGGCCCCTCTCCGGAGGCCTTCGCCTGGTAGCGCCCGTCAGAGGCAGGGGCGTGGGGCGGGGCCGACGTACGGCTCCGCCCCGCGGGCGCTGCCGGCCGCACTCGGCGCGCAGCCGGAGAACGGCCGCGGTTCCGTCCGTCGCTACCTGACGGCCGCCGCGACGATGACCACCACGAGCAGGAGAAAGAGCGCGCCGGCCATGATCCGGTTCCGGGTTTTCGGGTCCACGTGGTCGAGCCTAACCGGCCCCGCCGAGCGCCCACCGGGCGACCGCCTCATAGCGGGGCTGTTCCCCGGGCACTGAGGACCTTGGCAGATCGCTGCGAACCAGTGCCAGCTCGCTCACCGTCCAGGTACGGCTCGTGAACCCGTCCAGGACCTCCAGGTACGGCCGTACCTCCACCGCGTCCCTGCTGCGGGCCACCGTCAGATGGGGCTTGTACCGCCGGTGCTCCGCCATCGGCACGCCCGCCTTCCGGGCCGCCGCCTCCGCCCGGTCGGCGAGCAGCCGCAGTGTCCGCACCTCGCCCTCGGCGCCGGCCCACAGCGCCCGCCCGTGCCCGAACTGTCCGCCGCCCCGCACCGCCAGCGCGAAGGGATCGGTACGCCGGGCCGCCCTCTCCAGCCGGGCCGACAGGTCCGGTACGACGTCGTCGTCGACCTCTCCGTAGAACGCGAGCGTGAAGTGCCATCCCGGCCGCCCGGTCCAGCGCAGCGTCTCCGCGCCGGGCAGCTTCCTCAACTCGGCCACCTTCGCGGCGAGTTCGGCGGCGACGTCGTCCGGGGGAAGCACGGCGGCGAAGAGTCTCATGCACACAACCCTGCCACCATGGGCGCATGGAGATCAGCATCAGAGAAGGCGGACCCGACGACGTCCCGGCGATACTCGGCATGCTCGACAGCTGTGTGGAGTGGCTGATGGCCGAGGGCCGCACCGGCCAGTGGGGGACCGAGCCCCTGTCCGAGCACCGGAAGACGGTGGACTCGGTCGTGGGGTACATGGAGGAGGGCACGACCTACATCGCCGAGGCGGACGGCGTGCCGGCGGCCACCCTCACCGTGACCGGCGCACCCGGCGCCTACCTGTCCCACCTGCCGCCGCCCGGTGAACCCGAGCGCTACATCCACTGGCTGGCCTCCGACCGCCGGTTCAAGGGCCACGGCGTGGGCAGCGCCCTGCTGGCGCACGCCGCCGAGGAGACCAGGCGTGCCGGCCTCCTCCTGCTGCGGGTCGACTGCTACGCCGGCGACGACGGCAGGCTCGTCCGCTACTACGAGGACAACGGGTTCCTGCGCACCGAGACCTACACCGCCTCGAACGAGTGGCCGGGACAGGTGCTGGCCCGGAGGCTGTAGTTCCCCGCCTCCGGGCCCGCGACCGTTCTCACGCCGCCGCGGCCAGCTCCTCCTGCCGCTCCCGCGACACGAAGCGGAGGTGCGGGTGGCCGCGGTTCCAGCCGACCGACAGACGCAGGCCGCCGACGCGGGCCAGGACGAGGCCGATGACGATCGCCGCTCCCGCTGCGATCGCACCGCCGACGGCCATGCCCGCCCGGACGCCGTACGCGTCCGTGATCCATCCGGCGATGGGCGCGCCGATCGGTGTGCCGCCCATGAACACCATCATGTACAGGGCCAGTACACGGCCGCGCATGGCCGGGTCGGTGGCCATCTGGACGCTGGTGTTGGCGGTGACGTTGACCGTCATGCCGAACATGCCGATCGGGACCATCAGCAGGCTGAACAGCCACAGGGAGGGGGCAGCCGCGGCCACCAGCTCCAGGGCGCCGAAGGCCACGGCCGCCGCGATCATCACCCGCATCCTGGCCGTGCCACGGCGGGCCGCGAGCAGTGCGCCGGCCAGCGAGCCGACGGCCATCAGCGTGTTGAAGAGGCTGTAGGAGCCGGCTCCGGCATGGAAGACGTCGTCGGCGAAGGCGGACAGGTAGACCGGGAAGTTGAAGCCGAAGGTGCCGATGAACCCGACCAGGGCGATGGTCCAGATCAGCTCGGGACGCCCGGCGACGTACTGGAGCCCCTCCCTCAGCTGGCCCTTTCCGCGCGGCGCCCGCTCGACGACGTGCAGCTCACGCGCACGCATCAGCAGCAGGCCCACCATGGGGGCGACGAAGGACAGGCCGTTGAAGAGGAAGGCGTAGCCGGTACCGACGCCGGTGATCATGAGGCCGGCGACCGCCGGGCCGATCAGGCGGGCGGACTGGAAGTTCGCCGAGTTCAGGCTGACCGCGTTCTGCAGTTGCCCGGGGCCGACCATCTCGCTGACGAAGGACTGCCGGGCCGGGTTGTCCACGACCGTGGCGAGGCCGACGGCGAAGGCGGCGAGGTAGACGTGCCAGACCTGGACGTGGCCGGAGAGTGTGAGGACGGCGAGCGCGATGCCGGCGACGCCCATCGCGGACTGCGTGAACAGCAGCGTGCGGCGCTTGGGCAGGCGGTCGACGAGGACACCGCCGTAGAGGCCGAAGAGCAGCATCGGCAGGAACTGCAGTGCCGTCGTGACACCGACGGCGGTCGCGGAGCCGGTGAGGCTGAGGACAAGCCAGTCCTGGGCGATGCGCTGCATCCAGGTGCCGATGTTGGAGACGACCTGGCCGGCGAAGAACAGCCGGTAGTTCCTGACGCCCAGGGAGCTGAACATCGAGGACCTGTGCGGGACCGGGGTAGTAGGTACTGGTGCGGGGGCGGAGTCTGCTCCGGATCCCGTACTCAAAAGGGTTCGCCTCCTCGTCGTGGCTTACAGGTGTGCGAGCTTCTCCAGTACGGGGGCGGCGGCGCGCAGTTTCGCCCACTCGTCCTCGTCCAGGCCCTCCACCAGATCGGCCAGGAACGCGTTGCGCTTGGCGCGGCTCTCCTTGAGCATCGCCTCGGCCTGCTCGGTCTTGGTGACGACCTTCTGGCGCCGGTCCTCGGGGTGCGGCTCCATCCGGACCAAGCCCTTGGCCTCCAGCAGCGCGACGATGCGGGTCATCGACGGCGGCTGCACGTGCTCCTTGCGGGCGAGTTCGCCCGGCGTGGCACTGCCGCAGTTGGACAGGGTGCCCAGCACCGACATCTCGGTGGGGCTGAGCGACTCGTCGACCCGCTGGTGCTTGAGCCGACGCGACAGCCGCATGACAGCTGATCGAAGGGAGTTCACGGCGGCAGCATCGTCGCCATGGGTGAGGTCCGACATCTCTTTAGCGTAACTCATTACCCTGGCTAAACAAGCTGGCGCGCACGCGGATTCCCGTGACCCCGGCCACTGAAACCCGGGGGTCTGGGGGCATCCCCCAGTAAACGCAGCTTCACCCGTACGAGTGAGTCAAGTGCGGAAAGTGAACATCGCTCGAAGCCCGCCAGCGACCCTCGTGTGCATGGGGACCAGCGTGCTCAGCCTGCGGATGGACGGGGAGCTGCTCGAACGGCTCCGGGACCATGCCTCGAAAAGGGGAATGAGCGTCCAGGACTATGTGGTCCGGACGCTCATTCGAGACGACTTCGACGAGCGCTTCCAAGCGGCCGTCGACGAGACGGAGAAGTTCTACGGCGTCACGTGAGCCCGCCCGGACACCATGAGGCTGGGCATCACGGGCCTGGCATCACGGGCCTGGGCATCACGTCAGACCCGGGCATCACGTCAGGCCCAGGGCCGGCATCAGGTAGTAGAAGGTGAAGACCGCCGAGACGACGTACATCGGGACCGGGATCTCCCTGCCCCGCCCGGCGGCCAGACGCAGCACGACGAAGGTGATGAAGCCCATGCCGATGCCGTTGGTGATCGAGTAGGTGAACGGCATCATCACCATCGTCACGAAGGCCGGCACGGCGATCGTGTAGTCGGCCCAGTCGATCTCCTTGACCGAGCCGGCCAGGATCAGGAAGCCCACCGCGAGCAGGGCAGGGGTGGCCGCCTGGGACGGGACCATCGTGGCGACCGGAGTGAGGAACAGGGCCACGGCGAAGAGGGCACCGGTGACCACGTTCGCGAAGCCGGTGCGCGCGCCCTCGCCGACGCCGGCCGTGGACTCCACGAAACAGGTGGTGGCCGAGGAGGAGCTGGCGCCGCCCGCGGCGACCGCGATGCCGTCGACGAACAGGACCTTGTTGATGCCGGGCATCTGCCCCTGGGCGTCGGTCAGCCTGGCCTCGTCGCTGACACCCATGATCGTGCCCATCGCGTCGAAGAAGCACGACAGCAGCACCGTGAAGACGAAGAGGATGCCGGTCAGCGCGCCGACATGGGAGAAGCCACCGAACAGGCTGACCTTCCCGATCAGGCCGAAGTCCGGGCTGGCGACGGGGTTGCCGGGCCACTTGGGCGTCGTCAGGCCCCAGCTCGGGATCTTCGCGACGGAGTTGATGATCACCGCGAGGACCGTCATCGTGACGATCGAGATCAGGATCGCGCCGGGAACCTTGCGGACGATGAGCGCTAGGGTGAGCAGCGCGCCCAGGATGAAGACCAGGACCGGCCAGCCGTTGAGGTGTCCGTCGCCGCCGAGCTGGAGCGGGACGGTGGTCTGGGCGACGTCCGGGATACGGGAGACGAAGCCGGAGTCGACGAGCCCGATCAGCATGATGAACAGGCCGATACCGATGGAGATCGCCTTGCGCAGGCTGTAGGGCACGGCGTTCATGACGCGCTCGCGCAGTCCGGTGGCGACCAGCAGCATCACGACGAAGCCGGCCAGGACGACCATGCCCATCGCGTCGGGCCACGACATCCGGGGCGCCAGCTGGAGCGCGACGACCGAGTTCACTCCCAGACCGGCGGCCAGCGCGATCGGCACGTTGCCGACGACACCCATGAGGAGCGTGGTGAACGCCGCCGTCACCGCCGTCGCCGTGACCAGCTGGCCGTTGTCCAGATGGTGCCCGTACATGTCCTTCGCGCTGCCCAGGATGATCGGGTTCAGCACGATGATGTAGGCCATCGCGAAGAAGGTGGCGAAGCCGCCGCGGATCTCGCGCGGCAGGCTGCTGCCGCGCTCGGAGATCTTGAAGTAGCGGTCGAGCGCGCCGGACGCGGGCGCGTCCCCCGGCTGTTCGGGGGCGGGGACCTTGGCGGGGGCCGAGGTGGACATTGGATGTTCCTACGAGCAGAAGCGGACAGATGGAAACCGTTTCAGTATGAACATATGAGTCCACCGGCGCTATCTCCGCGCGTAGACCCGATCGCCTCGTAAGCTGTCCCTCATGGCGAAGTGGACACCCCAGCACGAGGCACCGGAACCCCTTGAGGGCCCCGTCGTCGCCACCATCACCGGCGGCACGATCCTCTGGTTCGTCCTCTTCCTGGTGCAGCTCCCCTTCTACGGCTGGTTCGACGACCACGGGCGCCTGTGGTGGCTGTGGACCTGCCTGGCCGGAGGCGTGCTCGGGCTGTACGGCATCTGGTTCGTCAGGAAGCGGGACGCTGCGATCAGGAGGGCGGCGGCACCGGGGGCGGAGTCGGAGTTGGGGTCGGCCGAGTAGGCCGTACTGCCACCGGCCGTACTACCACCGCACGAGTTCGCTCCTCCCCAGGTCGGATCTTCCGGTCACTCGGCGGGTGAAGCCGCAAATCCGCACGTACCGTCGAATGCATGACGCACATCGACGCCGGCGCCGAGCTCGACCCTGTGCACCCCGTTCCCCTCCCGACGCCGGCGCCGGGCCTGACGGCGGCCGACGTCGCCGAGCGGGTGGCGCGCGGGCAGGTCAACGACGTTCCGGTGCGCAGCAGCCGGTCGATGGGCGAGATCGTCCGGGCGAACGTCTTCACCCGGTTCAACGCGATCATCGGCGTGCTGTGGCTGATCATGCTGTTCGTGGCGCCGATCCAGGACA
Coding sequences:
- a CDS encoding MFS transporter; this encodes MFSSLGVRNYRLFFAGQVVSNIGTWMQRIAQDWLVLSLTGSATAVGVTTALQFLPMLLFGLYGGVLVDRLPKRRTLLFTQSAMGVAGIALAVLTLSGHVQVWHVYLAAFAVGLATVVDNPARQSFVSEMVGPGQLQNAVSLNSANFQSARLIGPAVAGLMITGVGTGYAFLFNGLSFVAPMVGLLLMRARELHVVERAPRGKGQLREGLQYVAGRPELIWTIALVGFIGTFGFNFPVYLSAFADDVFHAGAGSYSLFNTLMAVGSLAGALLAARRGTARMRVMIAAAVAFGALELVAAAAPSLWLFSLLMVPIGMFGMTVNVTANTSVQMATDPAMRGRVLALYMMVFMGGTPIGAPIAGWITDAYGVRAGMAVGGAIAAGAAIVIGLVLARVGGLRLSVGWNRGHPHLRFVSRERQEELAAAA
- the thpR gene encoding RNA 2',3'-cyclic phosphodiesterase gives rise to the protein MRLFAAVLPPDDVAAELAAKVAELRKLPGAETLRWTGRPGWHFTLAFYGEVDDDVVPDLSARLERAARRTDPFALAVRGGGQFGHGRALWAGAEGEVRTLRLLADRAEAAARKAGVPMAEHRRYKPHLTVARSRDAVEVRPYLEVLDGFTSRTWTVSELALVRSDLPRSSVPGEQPRYEAVARWALGGAG
- a CDS encoding DUF397 domain-containing protein codes for the protein MSAGLNWFKSSYSDGEGECVEVALSWTKSSYSSGQGGECLEMAPTPTTIHIRDSKTPATQALHLTPATWSAFLKSL
- a CDS encoding NCS2 family permease, which encodes MSTSAPAKVPAPEQPGDAPASGALDRYFKISERGSSLPREIRGGFATFFAMAYIIVLNPIILGSAKDMYGHHLDNGQLVTATAVTAAFTTLLMGVVGNVPIALAAGLGVNSVVALQLAPRMSWPDAMGMVVLAGFVVMLLVATGLRERVMNAVPYSLRKAISIGIGLFIMLIGLVDSGFVSRIPDVAQTTVPLQLGGDGHLNGWPVLVFILGALLTLALIVRKVPGAILISIVTMTVLAVIINSVAKIPSWGLTTPKWPGNPVASPDFGLIGKVSLFGGFSHVGALTGILFVFTVLLSCFFDAMGTIMGVSDEARLTDAQGQMPGINKVLFVDGIAVAAGGASSSSATTCFVESTAGVGEGARTGFANVVTGALFAVALFLTPVATMVPSQAATPALLAVGFLILAGSVKEIDWADYTIAVPAFVTMVMMPFTYSITNGIGMGFITFVVLRLAAGRGREIPVPMYVVSAVFTFYYLMPALGLT
- a CDS encoding aldo/keto reductase, which translates into the protein MEYTQLGRTGLKVSRLVLGTMNFGPQTNEADSHAIMDAALDAGINYFDTANVYGWGENKGRTEEIVGTWFAKSAAHRDKVVLATKVYGNMAADGDAWPNHDKLSALNIRRAVDASLKRLQTDYIDVYQFHHIDRSTPFEEIWQAIDVLVQQGKILYAGSSNFPGYKIAQANEIAARRNGTIGLVSEQCLYNLAERRAEMEVIPAAQEYGLGVIPWSPLHGGLLGGVIKKEVEGGRRASGRAADTLADPAERARIQAYEDLLEKHGVEPGEAALAWLLTRPGVTGPIVGPRTAEQLASALRAVALELSEELLSGLDEIFPGPGPSPEAFAW
- a CDS encoding DUF2530 domain-containing protein, which encodes MAKWTPQHEAPEPLEGPVVATITGGTILWFVLFLVQLPFYGWFDDHGRLWWLWTCLAGGVLGLYGIWFVRKRDAAIRRAAAPGAESELGSAE
- a CDS encoding ribbon-helix-helix protein, CopG family translates to MGTSVLSLRMDGELLERLRDHASKRGMSVQDYVVRTLIRDDFDERFQAAVDETEKFYGVT
- a CDS encoding nuclear transport factor 2 family protein encodes the protein MPPTTSARRTLVACAVSAVLLGAAAVPAVASAPVAGSGTHAGFGAHAGSGYDASARLDYQKAVAADVLVDQLLVKKDPSALDRYWGSEYHQHNPNIADGVEGARSGLGAYFKQFPQLTVTPKRVIAEGDLVAVHSHYLNAPGERGQAVVDLFRVRGGKIVEHWNVLQDVPESSANGNGMF
- a CDS encoding MarR family winged helix-turn-helix transcriptional regulator; protein product: MSDLTHGDDAAAVNSLRSAVMRLSRRLKHQRVDESLSPTEMSVLGTLSNCGSATPGELARKEHVQPPSMTRIVALLEAKGLVRMEPHPEDRRQKVVTKTEQAEAMLKESRAKRNAFLADLVEGLDEDEWAKLRAAAPVLEKLAHL
- a CDS encoding GNAT family N-acetyltransferase; its protein translation is MEISIREGGPDDVPAILGMLDSCVEWLMAEGRTGQWGTEPLSEHRKTVDSVVGYMEEGTTYIAEADGVPAATLTVTGAPGAYLSHLPPPGEPERYIHWLASDRRFKGHGVGSALLAHAAEETRRAGLLLLRVDCYAGDDGRLVRYYEDNGFLRTETYTASNEWPGQVLARRL